Proteins from one Bombyx mori chromosome 1, ASM3026992v2 genomic window:
- the Mtnr gene encoding melatonin receptor-like, which translates to MPPVIMQRSAGVDAAAPVLGGLTAHNTSRVYSPVTLSSEWPTVGRLLFVVSCSCLGTILNGFFVSSFFVEFTLKKVGNVFLACVGLADLIMTSSVMPISGVVLLSGEWDTLEVCRALQFLGQASTYSYSLFFAMAAIENYYRLCRSSDEYVMFISMHTSCTCVFIFALSFCLSAVGVFLNLDYDYCLRTDYGNFAFRITTLIIFHAVPLVVTYVGFLICAIHIRNRAAKELPYRRSHQYERDYSRTHLDIAVYSLHVLAWIPYLIVVYDYPNAPDYKFYHSTWIAVCRPVLTNFLYCAINRNFRRAFAHLYYYCCCKSSTTRSFSTRHRRIICECKMPISDVRVHIMHQALSSNSPARGASSCREMQEL; encoded by the exons ATGCCACCCGTAATTATGCAGCGTTCTGCTGGGGTCG ATGCCGCCGCGCCTGTACTCGGTGGCCTCACAGCCCACAACACCTCGAGGGTCTACTCTCCGGTCACTCTGAGCTCAGAGTGGCCAACAGTTGGCAGGCTTTTGTTTGTGGTCTCGTGCTCTTGTCTTGGTACTATCCTCAACGGCTTCTTCGTATCTTCTTTCTTTGTGGAGTTCACCCTGAAGAAAGTTG GTAACGTCTTTCTGGCTTGCGTTGGTCTCGCAGACCTTATTATGACGTCTAGTGTGATGCCTATTTCTGGTGTGGTGTTGCTGTCCGGAGAATGGGATACTCTCGAAGTTTGTCGTGCTCTTCAGTTCCTCGGTCAAGCCTCTACATATTCATACAGCTTGTTCTTTGCT ATGGCTGCAATAGAAAACTACTATCGACTATGCCGCTCAAGCGATGAATATGTCATGTTTATCTCGATGCATACTAGCTGCACCTGCGTCTTCATTTTTGCGTTGTCCTTCTGTCTTTCAGCAGTTGGAGTCTTCTTGAATTTAGATTACGATTATTGCTTGCGGACCGACTACGGAAATTTTGCCTTCAGGATTACTACTCTAATAATTTTTCATGCTGTACCTCTTGTTGTAACTTATGTAGGTTTTCTGATATGCGCTATACACATTCGCAATCGCGCTGCTAAAGAGCTCCCCTACAGACGCTCGCACCAGTACGAACGTGATTATTCCAGGACTCATTTGGATATCGCGGTCTATTCACTGCACGTTCTCGCTTGGATTCCCTATCTCATCGTTGTCTACGACTACCCTAACGCCCCCGATTATAAGTTCTACCATAGCACCTGGATCGCGGTGTGCCGTCCCGTCCTCACAAATTTCTTGTACTGCGCTATTAATCGTAACTTCAGACGTGCGTTTGCTCATCTCTACTATTATTGTTGCTGCAAAAGCTCCACAACTCGATCGTTTAGCACCCGCCACCGTCGTATTATTTGTGAGTGCAAGATGCCTATTTCCGATGTCCGCGTTCATATTATGCACCAGGCGCTCAGCTCCAATAGCCCAGCCCGCGGTGCTTCTTCGTGTAGGGAGATGCAGGAATTATGA
- the LOC101744726 gene encoding solute carrier family 66 member 3 produces the protein MIDVPYLIEIFANALSTMTILSSLFLKVPQIMSIREKRSAEGIYIQAMLMEIIGFTIMSLYNYTNKYNIMTYMEYPIILFQVYVMFYFVLKYKNMLNLPIIPVMVASYFASVFGFVMDLLPKQVLSYLVPFCTPLSGFAKVTYIYGIIKSGNADAVSLTTWIISVLTNLARVFTVYVDSGDGKLLANFIISTLLSSGVFFTALHYQQQTACCPIHRPQKNRNRPFHQEYRPRHVHQD, from the exons ATGATTGACGTACCATATTTAATAGAGATCTTTGCTAACGCACTCAGCACTATGACTATACTGTCGTCTTTATTTCTCAAAGTACCGCAGATTATGTCCATACGTGAGAAAAGATCTGCCGAGGGGATATATATTCAGGCCATGCTTATGGAGATTATTgg CTTTACCATAATGTCTCTCTACAATTATACAAACAAGTATAACATCATGACCTATATGGAGTACCCTATCATACTTTTCCAAGTCTACGTAATGTTCTACTTTGTTCTCAAATATAAGAACATGCTGAACCTTCCAATTATTCCCGTAATGGTTGCTTCATACTTTGCTTCTGTGTTCGGTTTCGTCATGGATCTATTGCCGAAACAAGTTCTCTCCTATTTGGTG CCGTTTTGCACGCCACTGAGCGGATTCGCTAAAGTGACTTATATATATGGTATCATTAAATCCGGGAACGCGGACGCTGTTTCGCTCACAACGTGGATCATTTCCGTGCTGACCAATTTGG CTCGCGTCTTCACCGTTTACGTGGACTCTGGAGACGGCAAGCTGCTGGCCAATTTCATCATATCGACCCTGCTCAGTTCTGGTGTTTTCTTCACCGCCTTGCACTACCAGCAGCAGACGGCATGCTGCCCGATCCATCGCCCGCAGAAGAACCGCAATCGACCTTTCCACCAAGAATACCGTCCCCGACACGTTCACCAAGACTAA
- the LOC101737462 gene encoding LETM1 domain-containing protein 1 encodes MTIRRIITMSGTILQYNRSAPIIINNFQLLNQPRFTTITRLKHTKALRSEKEKIRTYFVQRYIDYVKNYTKVLETRFPNAVKMYRVFSVGIKDFLRDLKMYITLRIKVARDHGFSKMSRQEIELYTKMPSDMLRIAPVLILSAIPFGNYIIFPLAFLKPRTLLCSHFWSIQQKVEFSRQELTERLRHNKPVFRSLQAQVEIIPDGDIKLKWKRVIASLGSGVHPSPKDVLACKDLFTKEPYQLSSLNYAHLGHLLKMHGLRKSIFRTSKLKYRAFLLLEMDKAIIREGGVNILNAETLRNACHMRGLNGSNLPNQDMRNWLQNWLSVSENIDRTSYSLLLHCPIFFAYNHPQNWVLIY; translated from the exons ATGACGATTCGACGAATAATTACGATGTCTGGAACAATACTACAATACAATCGTTCAGCtccaataattattaataattttcaactATTGAATCAACCCAG ATTCACAACCATAACAAGGCTGAAACACACAAAAGCACTGAGAAGTGAAAAGGAAAAAATACGAACCTATTTTGTACAAAGATACATTGATTATGTAAAGAATTACACAAAAGTTCTTGAGACGAGATTTCCAAATGCAGTCAAAATGTACAGAGTATTTAGTGTTGGTATCAAAGATTTCTTAAgagatttaaaaatgtatattacatTGAGAATAAAAGTTGCTAGGGATCATGGTTTCTCGAAAATGAGCCGACAAGAAATTGAATTGTACACGAAGATGCCATCAGACATGTTGAGAATAGCACCTGTTTTGATATTGTCGGCTATACCATTTGGAAACTATATTATTTTCCCTTTAGC GTTTTTAAAGCCAAGGACTTTGCTGTGTTCTCACTTTTGGTCGATCCAGCAGAAAGTTGAATTCTCCAGGCAAGAGTTAACAGAAAGACTACGTCACAATAAGCCAGTATTCAGGTCTTTACAGGCCCAAGTGGAAATCATCCCTGATggtgatattaaattaaaatggaaaAGGGTGATCGCTTCTCTTGGTTCTGGTGTTCATCCGTCACCAAAAGATGTGTTGGCTTGTAAAGACCTGTTCACGAAGGAGCCATATCAGTTGTCCAGTCTCAATTATGCTCATTTA gGACATCTACTGAAAATGCATGGCTTAAGAAAATCAATATTCAGAACAAGCAAACTAAAGTATCGAGCATTCTTACTATTAGAAATGGACAAAGCCATCATTAGAGAAGGTGGTGTGAACATTTTAAATGCTGAGACTTTGAGAAACGCATGTCACATGCGTGGATTGAATGGGAGCAACCTCCCCAACCAGGACATGAGGAATTGGTTACAAAATTGGCTGAGCGTTTCTGAAAATATTGATAGGACATCATATTCATTATTACTACATTGTCCGATTTTCTTTGCGTACAATCATCCACAGAATTGGGTACTAATTTATTAA